One stretch of Pradoshia sp. D12 DNA includes these proteins:
- a CDS encoding ABC transporter substrate-binding protein — MKKNLLFMILILAFVLSGCSSGGESATDSNVKKQATELKVAINAQPNTLDPHITTAGITRDISRNIYEQLVVLNDKYEVVPELAEKVEQSGDNKKFTFILRKGVKFHNGKELTADDVVASMNRWIDNFGTIQSVVGDARFKKVDDYKVEIQLSKGVLEFQSMIAGAKQLASIMPEEVINNAAANGVTETIGTGPFSFIEWKSEQYIHLKKFKDYQSIDIPSQGLAGTKELFINNLYFYIVTDASTRLAGLQTGEYHIARSLSYDDFDMIENNSDLASESELLGDLTIVYNKKTGLMANQKMRQAINATLDIDEIMMGAGTNEKFYRMGSSYMFEEQEAWFSESGSEHYNQKNEKIAKQLLKEAGYNGEELVMVTNKEYPQFYNATIVIKDQLERIGVKVRIDVYDWATQLEIENDPDKFDLYVMSYSPVTTPTSYLYLSPTYSGWTDDKKISKLMVKIDNETTREDAKAAWDELQGNMWESLPITSLGDIYTLTGRSKKVSNLEFFQGPIFWNVKVTE, encoded by the coding sequence ATGAAGAAAAATTTATTATTTATGATATTAATTTTAGCTTTTGTCCTAAGTGGTTGTTCATCAGGCGGAGAATCAGCTACTGATTCAAATGTAAAAAAACAAGCAACAGAATTAAAGGTTGCAATCAACGCGCAGCCGAATACATTAGATCCTCATATAACAACAGCGGGAATTACCCGAGATATCTCGCGAAATATATACGAGCAGCTGGTTGTTTTAAATGACAAATATGAAGTAGTACCGGAGTTGGCAGAAAAAGTGGAACAATCGGGGGATAATAAAAAATTTACTTTTATTTTGCGAAAAGGTGTTAAATTTCATAACGGTAAGGAGTTAACTGCTGATGATGTAGTTGCTTCCATGAATCGCTGGATAGATAACTTCGGTACAATTCAATCAGTAGTTGGTGATGCACGTTTTAAAAAGGTTGACGATTATAAAGTAGAAATTCAGTTATCTAAAGGTGTTTTAGAATTTCAATCTATGATTGCTGGAGCCAAACAGTTAGCATCAATCATGCCTGAAGAAGTAATTAATAATGCTGCCGCTAATGGTGTTACTGAAACTATTGGAACAGGGCCATTTAGTTTTATTGAATGGAAATCTGAGCAATACATTCATCTAAAAAAATTTAAAGACTATCAATCTATAGATATTCCATCTCAAGGTTTGGCTGGTACGAAGGAATTGTTTATCAACAATCTTTATTTCTATATTGTCACAGATGCTTCTACTCGGTTGGCTGGCTTGCAGACTGGTGAGTATCATATTGCTCGTTCCCTTTCCTATGATGACTTCGATATGATTGAAAATAACTCTGATTTAGCATCAGAATCAGAGCTGCTTGGAGATTTAACGATTGTATACAATAAAAAAACAGGTTTAATGGCAAACCAAAAGATGCGCCAAGCTATAAATGCCACATTGGATATAGATGAAATTATGATGGGTGCAGGGACAAATGAAAAGTTCTATCGTATGGGTTCAAGTTATATGTTTGAAGAACAAGAAGCTTGGTTTTCAGAAAGCGGGAGTGAACATTATAATCAAAAAAATGAAAAGATAGCAAAGCAACTTCTCAAGGAAGCAGGATACAACGGTGAAGAGTTAGTTATGGTTACTAATAAAGAATATCCGCAATTCTATAACGCAACAATCGTAATTAAAGATCAGCTTGAACGCATAGGAGTAAAAGTACGTATAGATGTATACGATTGGGCTACTCAATTAGAGATTGAGAATGACCCTGATAAATTTGATTTATACGTGATGTCATATAGCCCCGTAACCACACCCACGAGTTACTTATATTTAAGTCCGACGTACTCAGGGTGGACAGATGATAAAAAAATTTCAAAATTAATGGTTAAGATTGATAATGAAACGACAAGAGAAGATGCTAAAGCTGCGTGGGATGAGCTCCAAGGAAATATGTGGGAATCTTTACCTATAACGAGTCTTGGGGATATTTATACATTAACTGGCCGTTCAAAAAAAGTGAGTAATTTAGAATTCTTCCAAGGACCTATTTTTTGGAATGTAAAAGTCACTGAATAA
- a CDS encoding ABC transporter ATP-binding protein, with amino-acid sequence MSSNVLLNVTGLKTSFKTERGNVSAVKGVDFQIKKGEVVGLVGESGCGKSVTAQSIMRLFDEDRLVNYEGKVELEGENLLEVNERKMQDIRGNDISMIFQDPISSLNPLMKVGDQIKEALVLHRNIPKSELTNKVVDLLRLTGIPSPEKRIHDYPHKFSGGMRQRIMIAIALACKPKLLIADEPTTALDVTIQSQIIKLIMKLNKELDMAILMITHDLGVVAEICDRVIVMYMGQVVEEADAITLFSNPKHPYTIGLLKSIPDLKGNRKELLHIIPGMVPSLFEKPAGCSFAPRCPIVTPECTKKNPPFEVLSENHRVRCLFAKEGELYATE; translated from the coding sequence ATGTCATCAAATGTCTTATTAAATGTTACTGGATTAAAGACAAGTTTTAAAACAGAAAGAGGAAATGTTTCTGCTGTTAAGGGTGTAGATTTTCAGATAAAGAAGGGTGAGGTAGTAGGTTTAGTAGGTGAGTCCGGTTGTGGTAAAAGTGTGACTGCACAATCAATTATGAGATTATTTGATGAAGACAGATTGGTGAATTATGAAGGTAAAGTGGAATTAGAAGGTGAAAACTTACTTGAAGTTAACGAGAGAAAAATGCAAGACATACGGGGTAATGATATATCTATGATATTTCAGGATCCTATAAGCTCATTAAATCCTTTGATGAAGGTAGGTGATCAAATAAAGGAAGCACTAGTATTACATCGAAATATTCCGAAGTCTGAACTCACTAATAAAGTAGTTGATTTGTTACGACTTACCGGTATCCCCTCACCAGAAAAGCGGATACACGACTATCCCCATAAATTTTCTGGAGGTATGCGACAGCGAATAATGATAGCTATCGCGCTGGCATGTAAACCTAAATTGTTAATCGCAGATGAGCCTACTACAGCATTAGATGTTACGATTCAATCTCAAATCATTAAACTAATAATGAAATTAAACAAGGAATTAGATATGGCAATTTTAATGATTACTCATGATTTAGGAGTAGTTGCGGAAATTTGTGATAGAGTGATTGTTATGTATATGGGTCAAGTAGTAGAAGAGGCAGATGCCATAACATTGTTTTCTAATCCAAAGCATCCATATACAATAGGGTTACTAAAATCAATTCCTGATTTAAAAGGTAATCGTAAAGAGTTATTGCATATTATACCAGGGATGGTGCCTTCTTTATTTGAAAAACCTGCCGGCTGTTCATTTGCCCCTCGTTGTCCAATTGTAACCCCTGAGTGTACAAAGAAGAATCCTCCATTTGAAGTATTGAGTGAAAATCATCGTGTCCGATGTTTGTTTGCAAAGGAGGGGGAATTATATGCAACAGAATGA
- a CDS encoding sensor histidine kinase: MFKQVAYFSIISLVFITTILFGYNRMSTLFRKEASELFPTHIWLEHALYEDQLDTEELTDFLQTIPKDNEYIYVYNQDTQSKALYYKDTTVLADDVEGFDGLLLFLLNKLLMHVDLGDVYNVFIKQNLDLKLLNESNSILINIGHEVNTDAFKGEIVTYRNVSKALLQEFKIVTIQCLLFISLSVLLIFINYKIMRNLYYTPLIKMREHFMKMSRFHLESFVYKKPVIPEIEKTIAAVNTTMFELQDGIKETKSFLDEMVHEIKNPAHNIKNELELIEDMLPEADEEMKQKLQSVINETENITSLLSSIKIIYDMYYLGGSPPDSWLNPIEKIKPIFEEYKKKYPNREFHFKYSINPNIHIWIDQGSIELMIRNLLDNAIKYSKEDSSIFIGIREYNQTKKIVIEVINSGSSIDYNNLGKIFGKYYRTNSAKAQTSGAGIGLWLINSIADIYNANVHVQSSTNTTGFAIAFQHYKIVEQERLVDEAISS; the protein is encoded by the coding sequence GTGTTTAAGCAAGTTGCATACTTTTCAATCATATCGCTGGTGTTTATTACCACTATTTTATTTGGTTATAACAGGATGTCGACTCTCTTTAGGAAAGAGGCATCTGAATTATTCCCAACTCATATTTGGCTAGAACATGCTCTATATGAAGATCAGCTTGATACCGAAGAATTAACTGACTTTTTGCAAACTATTCCAAAAGATAACGAGTATATCTATGTTTATAATCAAGATACTCAGTCAAAGGCATTATATTATAAGGACACAACAGTACTTGCCGATGACGTTGAAGGCTTCGATGGTCTTTTATTATTTTTGTTAAACAAACTGTTAATGCATGTCGATTTAGGGGATGTCTATAATGTGTTTATTAAACAAAATTTGGATCTGAAATTACTTAATGAAAGTAATTCTATTTTAATCAACATCGGCCATGAGGTTAATACAGATGCTTTTAAGGGTGAGATCGTTACTTACCGTAATGTTAGTAAAGCTCTCTTGCAGGAGTTCAAAATAGTGACTATTCAATGCTTGCTATTCATCAGTCTATCAGTGCTTTTAATTTTCATTAACTATAAAATTATGAGAAATCTTTACTATACCCCTCTAATAAAAATGAGAGAACATTTTATGAAAATGTCACGATTTCATTTAGAGAGTTTCGTATACAAAAAGCCTGTTATACCAGAAATAGAAAAGACGATTGCCGCAGTCAATACGACGATGTTTGAACTGCAGGATGGGATTAAAGAGACCAAATCCTTCCTTGATGAAATGGTTCATGAAATTAAAAATCCAGCCCATAATATTAAGAATGAACTTGAATTGATAGAGGATATGCTACCTGAAGCAGATGAGGAAATGAAACAGAAACTTCAATCCGTTATAAATGAAACGGAAAATATCACTTCCTTATTATCTAGCATAAAAATCATTTATGATATGTATTATTTAGGGGGTTCCCCTCCAGATAGTTGGCTGAATCCAATCGAGAAAATCAAACCTATTTTTGAGGAATATAAGAAAAAATACCCTAATCGAGAATTTCATTTCAAGTATAGTATTAACCCCAATATTCATATATGGATTGACCAAGGTTCAATCGAATTGATGATCAGAAACTTGCTTGATAATGCCATAAAATATTCAAAAGAAGACTCCTCCATCTTTATTGGTATCCGTGAGTATAATCAGACCAAAAAGATCGTTATTGAAGTCATAAATTCTGGTTCGAGTATAGATTATAATAATCTTGGAAAGATTTTTGGAAAGTATTATCGTACAAATTCGGCTAAAGCGCAAACGAGTGGAGCAGGTATTGGACTTTGGCTGATTAATAGTATTGCAGACATCTATAATGCCAACGTACATGTGCAAAGTTCAACAAATACCACAGGATTTGCGATTGCTTTTCAGCATTATAAAATTGTAGAACAAGAAAGACTTGTGGATGAAGCGATCTCTTCTTAA
- a CDS encoding ion channel, translating into MIILRNLYFKLTHMSWLLLTTSTIFLIVFCTIMLRLIEPDTFTTYMDSLWFTMTTMLTVGYGDMSPTTIEGRIFTILFLYVVGIGLFATFIGKVMESFTVYRRRKEGGELMYEGKNHIVIIDWSHKAQNAVKEILDKNKKAEIVVIDMLEKLSYVNGNIHYIRGEASNVEVLKKANIQNAKSILIFSDDRIQNQTLTDGKSLMIACAVERIASHVHTVVEIEREEHVENFSHINIDKFILSNGTIAKMVVDAM; encoded by the coding sequence ATGATTATCTTACGTAATTTATATTTTAAACTAACACATATGTCTTGGTTATTATTGACCACATCAACCATATTTTTAATCGTATTCTGTACAATTATGCTCAGGTTGATTGAACCAGATACGTTTACTACCTATATGGACTCGTTATGGTTCACAATGACGACCATGTTGACGGTTGGATATGGAGACATGTCACCGACTACTATAGAAGGAAGAATATTTACAATCCTATTTTTGTATGTGGTTGGTATTGGTTTATTCGCCACTTTTATCGGAAAAGTTATGGAAAGTTTTACGGTTTACAGAAGACGTAAAGAGGGTGGAGAGCTTATGTATGAAGGAAAGAATCATATTGTTATCATAGATTGGTCACATAAGGCGCAAAACGCAGTTAAGGAAATTTTAGACAAGAATAAAAAGGCGGAAATAGTGGTTATAGATATGCTTGAAAAGCTATCTTATGTAAATGGAAATATCCATTATATAAGAGGAGAGGCCTCGAATGTTGAGGTATTAAAGAAAGCCAATATCCAAAATGCAAAATCTATCTTGATTTTCTCTGATGATCGGATTCAGAATCAAACCTTAACTGACGGAAAGTCATTAATGATTGCATGTGCGGTTGAAAGAATCGCCTCTCATGTCCATACAGTTGTCGAAATTGAAAGAGAAGAGCATGTTGAAAATTTCTCACATATTAATATTGATAAATTTATACTATCCAATGGAACGATTGCCAAGATGGTAGTAGATGCAATGTAA
- a CDS encoding STAS domain-containing protein, with amino-acid sequence MHSIDSSIHVFLEGVSTHIISSEDTLADLRFKDATNTYSEEINSMVKTWRKTLIEIYGFSIAQEQNETFAVLKEWGKETVDLLINLNLSLADAIEEVRFYRDKIGGIIKDQAKKYSVSLDVFYEIISKFDSVVDKAIHWLSISYSSQYSNRIVLAERTAFELSIPVVRITSNIGIIPIIGVLDTQRASHLMEKALQAGSEYDLSYIIIDLSGVPITDTMVAHQIFKVIDALRLIGIETRLSGIRIEIAQTMVNLGIKFTAKSYSSLHLAVKDIL; translated from the coding sequence ATGCATAGCATTGATAGTAGCATACATGTGTTTTTAGAAGGTGTTTCAACTCACATAATCTCTTCCGAAGATACTCTTGCAGATTTACGATTTAAAGACGCTACGAATACATATTCCGAGGAAATCAATAGTATGGTTAAAACTTGGCGAAAAACCCTTATAGAGATATATGGATTTTCAATTGCCCAAGAGCAAAACGAAACCTTTGCAGTTTTAAAAGAATGGGGAAAGGAAACCGTTGATTTACTCATAAACTTAAATTTATCACTTGCTGATGCAATAGAAGAAGTTAGATTTTATCGTGATAAAATTGGCGGTATCATCAAGGACCAAGCTAAAAAATATTCAGTAAGTCTGGACGTTTTCTATGAAATCATTTCTAAATTCGATTCAGTTGTTGATAAAGCGATACACTGGCTTAGTATTTCTTATTCTTCACAATACTCCAATAGAATCGTATTAGCGGAGAGGACTGCTTTTGAACTGTCTATTCCTGTTGTTAGGATTACATCCAATATCGGGATTATTCCAATCATTGGAGTATTAGACACTCAACGTGCAAGCCACTTGATGGAAAAAGCATTACAGGCTGGAAGTGAATATGATCTAAGTTATATTATTATTGATCTATCAGGAGTTCCGATTACGGACACAATGGTGGCTCATCAGATATTTAAAGTTATTGATGCATTGCGACTCATCGGTATCGAGACGCGCTTATCCGGTATCCGAATAGAAATTGCACAAACAATGGTAAACCTCGGAATTAAATTTACAGCTAAAAGCTACTCTAGCTTACATTTGGCTGTTAAAGATATCCTATGA
- a CDS encoding sporulation protein, with protein sequence MFDKLLSSIGIGAAKVDTRLAKKSYIVGETIEGEVFIKGGKNEQDIDNIYLTLMTDYVVEVDDKKVRRSVALDKILLTERFTIASNEDKVVPFQLNIPYEAPVTKGSTRVWIQTGLDIKMAIDPQDKDFLEIKPHQLVREFIDAAGRLGFRLRQVDCEKTPSYFRNGLPFVQEFEFKATSGEFARKLDELEAVFQLTENEARVLLQIDRRARGFSSFLAESLNMDESFVKFTFDKSDIGTLDRTLGDLIRKYC encoded by the coding sequence ATGTTTGATAAACTGCTGTCATCCATAGGTATTGGTGCTGCCAAAGTTGATACGAGGCTTGCGAAAAAAAGTTATATTGTCGGTGAGACAATCGAAGGTGAGGTTTTTATCAAGGGAGGAAAAAACGAGCAGGATATTGATAACATCTATTTAACATTAATGACTGACTATGTAGTGGAAGTTGATGATAAAAAGGTTAGACGTTCTGTTGCCTTGGACAAAATCTTATTGACTGAACGCTTCACAATCGCTTCAAATGAAGATAAAGTGGTGCCCTTTCAGTTGAATATTCCTTATGAAGCCCCTGTTACAAAAGGAAGTACACGTGTTTGGATTCAAACCGGCTTGGATATTAAAATGGCAATCGACCCTCAAGATAAAGACTTTTTGGAAATAAAGCCACATCAGCTTGTAAGAGAATTCATTGATGCTGCAGGAAGATTGGGATTCCGCTTACGTCAGGTAGATTGTGAAAAGACTCCTTCGTATTTCAGAAACGGCTTACCGTTTGTTCAGGAATTTGAATTTAAAGCTACATCCGGTGAATTTGCGAGAAAGCTGGATGAACTAGAAGCTGTATTCCAGCTGACGGAAAACGAAGCAAGAGTGTTGCTTCAAATCGATCGAAGAGCAAGAGGTTTCTCAAGCTTCTTAGCTGAATCATTAAACATGGATGAATCGTTTGTTAAATTCACTTTTGATAAGTCGGACATTGGCACGCTAGACCGTACATTGGGAGATTTAATTAGAAAATATTGCTGA
- a CDS encoding ABC transporter permease, whose product MQENVISSIKEVQKAELKKRNRIKLTRFFKTRAAVTGVSILLLITVIVILAPLIVRYTPIEVNAMNRLVGPNGDHYFGTDNLGRDLFSRILYGLRISLIIGLSVTILSTLFGLFVGLYASYYKFLDNLLMRICDGIMAFPSILLAIAVMAILGPDIKNVVICLTIVFTPYIARIIRSAAIVIREQTYIEAMMSLGASDLRIIFGHILPNALSPLIVQATYIFAEVIILEAALSFLGVGVPAPNPSLGNILYDGKLVIFSAWWMVVFPGIFVVLSVVSLNLMGDGVRDLLDPKMKK is encoded by the coding sequence ATGCAAGAAAACGTTATAAGTAGTATTAAAGAAGTTCAAAAGGCAGAACTGAAAAAGCGCAATAGAATAAAGTTAACCCGCTTCTTTAAAACAAGGGCTGCTGTCACTGGAGTATCAATTTTACTGTTGATTACGGTAATTGTAATTCTTGCGCCCTTGATTGTAAGGTATACACCTATCGAAGTAAATGCCATGAATCGGCTTGTAGGACCAAATGGCGATCACTACTTCGGTACGGATAATTTAGGACGAGACTTATTTAGTAGAATACTGTACGGTTTACGAATTTCTCTTATTATAGGGCTTTCTGTTACTATATTATCTACTCTTTTTGGTCTGTTCGTTGGACTATATGCAAGTTATTACAAATTCTTAGACAATCTTTTAATGAGGATATGTGATGGAATTATGGCTTTTCCATCTATCTTATTAGCGATTGCTGTTATGGCGATATTAGGTCCAGATATTAAAAATGTTGTTATTTGTTTGACCATTGTTTTCACACCCTATATTGCTCGAATTATCCGTTCTGCGGCCATAGTTATCCGCGAACAAACATATATTGAGGCGATGATGTCATTAGGTGCTAGTGATTTACGTATTATTTTTGGACATATACTTCCTAATGCTTTATCTCCCCTTATAGTACAGGCAACCTATATTTTTGCGGAAGTTATTATTTTGGAGGCTGCATTAAGTTTTTTGGGAGTAGGTGTACCAGCTCCCAATCCAAGCTTAGGCAATATCTTGTATGATGGAAAACTGGTGATATTCAGTGCATGGTGGATGGTCGTATTTCCAGGAATATTTGTGGTACTAAGCGTCGTTTCTCTGAATTTAATGGGAGATGGAGTACGGGATTTATTAGATCCAAAAATGAAAAAGTAA
- a CDS encoding ABC transporter ATP-binding protein, translating into MQQNDNTKDILLTVNNLEKYFKDESLGKKVIVKAVNNITLCIERGETYGLVGESGCGKSTAGRTILNLIRPTNGDVVFKGINLSSLSQRNMRKYRKMLQMIFQDPYSSLNPRKRIGKSLEEPLAIHNVGAKSERIEKVIKVLKSVGMGPESLYKFPHEFSGGQLQRIGIARALICEPELIICDEPVSALDVSVQAQIINLLIELQKQLQLTYIFIAHDLSVVRHISDRVGVMYFGSLIEEAVTDDIYNNPLHPYTQTLLSAVPSVDPKTKSERIEVLGEPPSPLNPPLGCPFHTRCPKVMDICKHHLPKRIEVESAHFVNCHLY; encoded by the coding sequence ATGCAACAGAATGATAATACAAAAGATATTCTATTGACAGTGAATAATTTGGAGAAGTATTTTAAAGATGAAAGCTTAGGAAAAAAAGTGATTGTAAAAGCAGTCAATAATATCACCCTATGTATTGAACGAGGTGAAACATATGGTCTGGTAGGTGAATCAGGTTGTGGTAAAAGTACAGCTGGCCGAACCATCCTAAATTTAATAAGGCCAACAAATGGTGATGTTGTATTCAAGGGGATAAATTTATCAAGCCTATCCCAAAGGAACATGCGAAAATATCGTAAAATGTTACAGATGATATTTCAGGATCCATATTCATCCTTGAATCCTAGAAAACGGATAGGAAAAAGTTTAGAAGAGCCACTTGCAATTCATAATGTTGGCGCAAAATCAGAACGAATAGAAAAGGTCATTAAAGTACTGAAAAGCGTAGGAATGGGACCGGAAAGCTTATATAAATTCCCTCACGAGTTTTCTGGCGGTCAATTACAACGCATAGGGATTGCTCGGGCACTAATCTGTGAACCAGAGTTAATCATCTGTGATGAGCCTGTTTCCGCATTGGATGTTTCGGTTCAAGCACAAATTATAAATTTATTAATTGAATTACAGAAGCAATTACAGCTTACATATATTTTTATCGCACATGATTTAAGTGTAGTTCGCCACATCTCAGACAGGGTTGGTGTTATGTATTTTGGTAGTTTAATAGAAGAAGCTGTAACTGATGATATTTATAATAACCCGTTACACCCTTATACCCAGACACTGCTTTCTGCAGTACCTTCAGTAGATCCGAAAACTAAAAGTGAACGAATAGAAGTTCTTGGCGAGCCTCCATCACCATTAAATCCACCGCTTGGATGTCCATTTCATACGCGCTGTCCTAAAGTGATGGACATTTGTAAACACCATTTGCCTAAAAGAATAGAAGTAGAGAGCGCCCATTTTGTAAATTGCCATTTGTATTAA
- a CDS encoding alcohol dehydrogenase catalytic domain-containing protein: protein MKSAILYNPSIEFPYSKSKPLKVRDIKLDDIDDDEVLVEIAYAGICHSDLSVINGKVPRPYPIALGHEASGIIMKTGKDVHNFQKGDHVVCIFLASCMQCEYCQKGRPSLCTFGKKANIKGTLLSGKKKIIVDDQHVSHHAGISAFSTHAIMSSRSIVKVPKKISLDVVAISGCALITGAGAVINTAKIPPGSHIGIVGLGGVGLSMLLGSKVMGPSLIIAMDINDEKLAFAQELGANLSFNTSKHSSVRQLMHDFEGKLDFVFDASGVSEAFDIAYKLLKPGATYITSSLPDFESKLFIPYINLTTEEKIIKGSYIGSSLPYLDIPKYLELYEKGLMPIDKLISHRISLNEINKGFDLLRSGRAKRIVIDMAL from the coding sequence ATGAAATCTGCAATTTTATATAATCCATCTATCGAATTTCCATACAGTAAAAGCAAACCTCTAAAAGTAAGGGATATAAAGCTAGATGATATTGATGATGATGAGGTACTAGTTGAAATAGCATACGCTGGAATTTGTCATTCTGATTTATCTGTTATTAATGGAAAAGTCCCGAGACCATATCCTATCGCCCTTGGGCATGAGGCATCCGGAATAATTATGAAAACCGGAAAAGATGTTCATAATTTCCAAAAAGGTGATCATGTTGTATGTATTTTTCTGGCGAGCTGTATGCAATGTGAGTATTGCCAAAAGGGAAGACCTTCTTTATGTACGTTTGGTAAAAAAGCAAATATAAAAGGAACACTTTTAAGTGGCAAAAAGAAAATCATAGTAGATGACCAACATGTCTCACACCATGCTGGTATATCTGCCTTTTCAACACATGCTATTATGTCATCCCGTTCAATCGTTAAAGTCCCTAAAAAAATATCACTTGATGTTGTTGCTATTTCAGGATGTGCATTAATTACTGGTGCAGGTGCCGTAATTAACACGGCAAAAATTCCTCCTGGAAGTCATATTGGCATCGTAGGGCTTGGCGGTGTTGGGTTAAGCATGCTATTAGGCAGTAAAGTAATGGGACCTAGTCTAATTATTGCAATGGATATTAATGATGAAAAATTAGCTTTTGCTCAAGAATTGGGAGCAAATCTTTCATTTAATACTTCTAAACATAGTTCTGTTAGACAATTAATGCATGATTTTGAAGGCAAGTTAGATTTCGTTTTTGATGCTTCAGGTGTATCAGAAGCATTTGATATAGCCTATAAGCTTCTAAAACCAGGGGCTACATATATTACAAGCAGTTTACCGGATTTTGAAAGTAAGCTTTTTATACCATATATTAATTTAACGACTGAAGAAAAAATAATAAAGGGATCCTATATCGGTAGTTCTTTACCGTATCTGGATATTCCCAAATATTTAGAACTTTATGAGAAAGGATTAATGCCTATTGATAAATTAATTAGCCATAGAATATCACTAAATGAAATAAACAAAGGTTTTGATTTGTTAAGATCAGGAAGGGCAAAGCGGATAGTCATCGATATGGCTTTATAA
- a CDS encoding ABC transporter permease codes for MQIYLMKRVFSIIPVLIIVSIIVFTLIHLIPGDPARTILGQEASGEQIENLREEMGLNKSIVTQYFVWITGIFKGDLGTSYFSNQPVSEILFQYLGATLSLAIYAQILALVIAIPLGILAARKKGTIIDQILTSASLFGISLPSFLSGLFLVMIFGVLLKWLPVAGYKPLDQGIIEHIKYLTLPAVSLGLLQAALITRMTRSSMLEILGQNFIRTAKAKGAKEQRIIYYHALRNAFIPILTVIGQSFASLVAGAAVVETIFNIPGIGQLIVNSVTRRDYSVIQGIVLFITVCYVFINLFIDVLYSIIDPRVRLSSKRS; via the coding sequence ATGCAGATATATCTAATGAAAAGGGTCTTCTCTATCATTCCTGTGTTGATAATCGTATCAATTATTGTTTTTACATTAATACACCTTATTCCAGGAGATCCTGCCCGTACAATTTTAGGTCAAGAGGCTTCTGGTGAGCAAATAGAGAATCTTAGGGAAGAGATGGGATTAAATAAGTCCATTGTTACACAGTATTTCGTTTGGATTACTGGAATTTTCAAGGGAGATTTAGGAACATCATATTTTAGTAACCAACCTGTGTCTGAAATTCTTTTTCAATATCTCGGAGCAACATTATCTTTAGCTATTTATGCACAAATTTTAGCTCTTGTTATTGCTATTCCACTTGGAATATTGGCAGCCCGAAAAAAAGGAACAATAATTGATCAAATTTTAACATCAGCTTCGTTATTTGGCATCTCATTACCCAGTTTTTTATCTGGATTGTTCTTGGTTATGATTTTCGGTGTGCTTCTAAAATGGCTTCCAGTCGCTGGGTACAAACCATTGGATCAAGGTATTATCGAGCATATTAAATATTTGACTTTACCGGCCGTATCATTGGGATTACTTCAGGCAGCGCTAATAACAAGAATGACACGCTCATCCATGCTTGAAATTTTAGGCCAAAATTTTATACGTACAGCTAAGGCCAAGGGGGCGAAAGAGCAAAGGATTATCTATTATCATGCTTTAAGAAACGCATTTATTCCTATTTTAACAGTCATTGGCCAATCTTTTGCCTCCTTAGTAGCTGGGGCTGCTGTAGTGGAAACAATTTTTAACATACCAGGGATAGGTCAACTTATAGTCAATTCGGTAACACGAAGAGATTATTCTGTTATCCAGGGGATTGTATTATTCATAACTGTTTGCTATGTATTTATCAATTTATTTATTGATGTCTTGTACAGTATTATAGATCCTCGCGTTAGATTGTCCTCCAAGCGTTCGTAA